In Flavobacterium sp. N1736, the following are encoded in one genomic region:
- a CDS encoding pentapeptide repeat-containing protein, producing the protein MKKESEYFLDKEYTTKTYGRDDLNFKDFECCIFNNCNFSACTFLAVTFIDCVFNDCIFNEAKINYVAFRTATFNRCEIKEVNFAMCDKLIFEVHFYDCILDFSKFYTLKIKGTTFNTCSLVAVDFMATDLTSVLFDNCDLYRSEFDKAIANKADFKTSYNYTIDPSKTKLKKAVFALKEVKGLLFKHDVVVT; encoded by the coding sequence TTGAAAAAAGAGTCTGAATATTTCCTTGATAAAGAATACACTACCAAAACTTATGGCAGAGATGATCTTAATTTTAAGGATTTTGAATGTTGTATTTTTAATAATTGTAATTTTTCTGCCTGCACTTTTCTCGCAGTCACTTTTATTGATTGCGTTTTTAATGACTGCATTTTTAATGAAGCAAAAATTAATTACGTGGCTTTTAGAACGGCTACTTTTAATCGATGTGAAATTAAAGAAGTCAATTTTGCCATGTGCGACAAATTAATTTTTGAAGTTCATTTTTACGATTGCATTCTTGATTTTTCGAAGTTTTATACTTTAAAAATCAAAGGGACAACTTTTAATACTTGTAGTTTAGTTGCTGTCGATTTTATGGCTACAGATCTTACAAGTGTGCTTTTTGACAATTGCGATTTGTACCGCTCAGAATTCGACAAAGCCATCGCCAACAAAGCCGATTTTAAAACGAGTTATAATTATACAATCGATCCATCTAAAACTAAACTTAAAAAGGCTGTTTTTGCTTTGAAAGAAGTAAAAGGGTTGCTATTTAAGCATGATGTTGTTGTGACTTAG
- a CDS encoding outer membrane protein assembly factor: MVNFLKNNVFQKKYKIFGLLFFISFAMIAQNDSISSEICPPKTILEIFKKKDSVYVVKPIKNSFFLIIPAIGTQPATGFFFGAVAQYTFKGKQKADKYSIANLGITYTVKNQWLVNVKNNILLKNNRIFLSGDYRLYIFSQPNYGLGTNIIPRKRNQDPGFSLDSLAQPMDYNYFKFHQTASFEVKKNFYVGGGVNIDWYSKIFDKELDVENQKFTYHYDYSQKYGFDNLEYFLTGMSLNLVYDSRDNQVNATHGWFANINYRFNPVLFNNQRYSNVLYTEYRNFIPLSQKNERYILAIWTYGQFVTRGKVPYLNLPAIGWDQRSRSGEGYTQGLFRGTNLVYLATEFRFPITCNQMLSGTVFTNFVTTSNPETNTKLFSSIQPAAGIGLRILIDKNTRTNLIADYAWGNQSKGFYLNAGETF; this comes from the coding sequence ATGGTAAATTTTTTAAAAAATAATGTCTTTCAAAAAAAATATAAAATCTTTGGGTTGCTGTTTTTTATTTCCTTTGCCATGATTGCCCAAAATGATTCCATTTCTTCAGAAATTTGCCCGCCCAAAACAATATTAGAAATCTTTAAAAAGAAAGATTCTGTTTATGTCGTTAAACCTATTAAAAACAGCTTCTTTCTAATTATTCCCGCAATTGGTACGCAACCGGCGACAGGCTTTTTCTTTGGTGCTGTTGCCCAATATACTTTCAAAGGAAAACAAAAAGCAGATAAGTATTCGATAGCTAATCTGGGTATAACCTATACCGTAAAAAATCAATGGCTGGTAAACGTCAAAAACAATATTTTATTAAAAAACAATAGAATATTTCTAAGCGGAGATTATCGATTGTATATTTTTTCGCAGCCAAATTACGGACTTGGAACTAATATTATTCCGCGTAAGCGAAATCAGGATCCGGGATTTAGCCTTGATTCTCTCGCACAGCCAATGGATTATAATTATTTTAAATTTCATCAAACCGCTTCTTTCGAAGTAAAAAAGAACTTTTATGTTGGCGGTGGTGTAAATATCGATTGGTATTCTAAAATTTTTGATAAAGAACTTGATGTTGAAAATCAAAAGTTTACCTACCATTACGATTACAGTCAAAAATACGGATTTGATAATCTCGAATATTTTTTAACGGGGATGAGCCTTAATTTAGTATACGATTCCAGAGACAATCAGGTAAATGCAACTCATGGCTGGTTTGCCAATATAAATTATCGTTTTAATCCTGTATTGTTTAATAATCAGCGTTATAGCAATGTTTTATATACAGAATATCGTAATTTTATTCCGCTTTCTCAAAAAAATGAACGTTATATTTTAGCGATTTGGACTTATGGACAATTTGTAACCAGAGGAAAAGTGCCTTATTTAAACCTGCCAGCAATTGGCTGGGATCAGCGCAGCAGGAGCGGAGAAGGATATACGCAGGGATTATTTAGAGGAACAAATTTGGTTTATCTGGCGACAGAATTTAGGTTCCCGATAACCTGTAATCAAATGTTAAGCGGAACTGTTTTTACCAATTTTGTAACGACAAGTAATCCGGAAACGAATACAAAACTATTCAGTTCAATTCAGCCCGCAGCAGGTATTGGTTTGCGAATTTTAATCGACAAAAATACAAGAACAAATCTAATTGCAGATTATGCCTGGGGAAATCAGTCAAAAGGTTTTTATTTAAATGCCGGAGAAACATTCTAA